In Tenacibaculum pacificus, a single window of DNA contains:
- the thiS gene encoding sulfur carrier protein ThiS gives MITIKVNQKEHQILETLTLQQFVEYLNIQTNGIAIAINSSVVKKTDWSLKLLQHNDDILIIKSTQGG, from the coding sequence ATGATTACTATAAAAGTAAACCAAAAAGAACATCAAATTTTAGAAACCTTAACATTACAACAGTTCGTTGAATATTTAAATATTCAAACGAATGGAATTGCTATTGCTATAAATAGTAGTGTGGTTAAAAAAACTGATTGGTCTTTAAAGTTACTTCAACATAATGATGATATTTTAATTATAAAATCAACTCAAGGAGGATAA